In Papaver somniferum cultivar HN1 chromosome 1, ASM357369v1, whole genome shotgun sequence, a genomic segment contains:
- the LOC113300796 gene encoding kinesin-like protein KIN-14Q isoform X1 translates to MFLGKRKILSRIKSSKSVDMPDPNLAANDDSTQEAVEINEMSPNNVYAQRERSVSFKLNNSSDWHPCDPIDGRSLLGFSLSSPDLVICTSSSSPDIPSTNRFQETPKFLNNETPSFELSLDKGIGGLENEGRDETSKQKESTEASVELMAKSSVDSEIQKGSSPVVSINAGGNDLSINCGEIGFLADSFFQGGEVIRTEASFEDNEEDSLLYQTARSGDFSYKFQNLEAGKYTVDLHFAEIIFTNGPPGMRVFNVFIQEEKVLSELDIYTRVGSNKSLVLSDLHCSVVNSNEGLSIRFEGVIGCPIVCGISIRRDSLTNSENVEFLKDRQGSLIGEHEMLDDDQNDDSNLVGEGEVSKLRRDMEKQYQELTETKRVLHGLKSDYEKKGKECQEAWMSLRDLQNELMRKSMHVGSLAFAIEGQVKEKSKLFSSLRGLTKKFKILKIEHSELSEEALQYKECLADMVQMTSTVQSAMTKHIYLEKENSDLRMKFINGAKERKELYNKVLELKGNIRVFCRCRPLNAEEVARGASISIDFESAKDGELVVKSNGAPKKMFKFDSVFGPQADQADIFEDTVPFATSVLDGYNVCIFAYGQTGTGKTFTMEGTEEARGVNYRTLEELFRIMRNRQGQYRYEVSVSALEVYNEQIRDLLVPGSQPGVGAKKLEIRQVAEGVHHVPGLVEAHVTDMNEVWDVLQTGSKARAVGATNANEHSSRSHCIHCVMVKGENLINGECTRSKLWLVDLAGSERVAKTDVQGDRLKETQNINRSLSALGDVISALATKSPHIPFRNSKLTHLLQDSLGGDSKTLMLVQVSPNENDLSETLCSLNFASRVRGIELGPARKQLDISELEKCKQMVEKAKQEMKIKDAYIKKMEETIHSLEQKSKARDLNSKNLQDKVKELESQLLIERKLARQHVDTKIAEQQQHQQSQQKQQQDDLSSVVTKPPLPILQPLGIQKNSSAAPHWVRTW, encoded by the exons ATGTTTCTTGGCAAGAGAAAG ATATTGTCGAGAATAAAGAGCTCAAAATCTGTCGATATGCCAGATCCTAACCTAGCAGCAAATG ATGATTCTACGCAGGAAGCAGTGGAAATCAATGAAATGTCTCCTAATA ATGTTTATGCTCAGAGAGAGCGGTCAGTGAGTTTCAAATTGAACAACTCCAGTGACTGGCATCCATGTGATCCAATTGACG GTCGATCACTGCTAGGGTTTTCTCTATCATCTCCGGATCTTGTAATCTGCACTAGCTCTAGCTCACCTGATATTCCCTCTACTAATAGATTTCAAGAAACCCCAAAATTCTTAAATAATGAGACGCCTTCCTTTGAACTCTCTCTTGATAAAGGAATTGGTGGATTAGAAAATGAAGGTAGAGACGAAACAAGTAAGCAAAAAGAATCTACAGAAGCTTCTGTTGAGCTGATGGCTAAGTCGTCTGTCGATAGCGAAATTCAAAAAGGTTCATCTCCTGTGGTTAGTATCAATGCTGGTGGAAATGATTTGTCTATAAACTGTGGTGAGATTGGCTTTTTAGCGGATAGTTTCTTCCAAGGTGGGGAGGTTATAAGAACAGAAGCAAGTTTTGAGGATAACGAAGAAGATAGTCTACTATACCAAACTGCTAGGTCGGGAGATTTCTCTTACAAGTTTCAAAATCTGGAAGCGGGAAAATACACTGTTGATTTGCATTTTGCTGAGATTATATTCACAAATGGCCCTCCAGGGATGAGAGTCTTCAATGTCTTTATACAGGAAGAGAAG GTGCTTTCTGAATTAGATATTTACACCCGGGTGGGTTCTAATAAGTCTCTGGTGCTATCTGATCTGCATTGCTCTGTTGTTAATTCAAATGAAGGCCTATCGATCAGATTTGAAGGCGTGATTGGATGCCCCATTGTATGTGGCATTTCAATAAGAAGGGATTCGTTAACAA ATTCCGAAAATGTGGAGTTTCTCAAAGATAGACAAGGGTCTCTAATTGGAGAGCATGAAATGCTGGAC GATGATCAAAACGATGATTCTAACTTAGTGGGTGAAGGAGAGGTTTCAAAGCTCCGCAGAGATATGGAAAAGCAATATCAGGAGCTAACAGAAACCAAAAGGGTTCTACATGGATTGAAAAGTGATTACGAAAAGAAAGGCAAAGAATGCCAAGAAGCTTGGATGTCTCTGCGAGATCTCCAAAATGAGCTTATGCGCAAATCCATGCATGTTGGATCTTTAG CTTTTGCAATTGAAGGACAAGTCAAGGAGAAGAGCAAATTGTTTTCATCCCTCAGAGGTTTGACCAAAAAGTTTAAG ATTCTAAAGATTGAGCATTCCGAACTATCAGAGGAAGCATTGCAGTATAAGGAGTGCCTTGCGGATATGGTGCAAATGACCTCTACGGTTCAGTCTGCAA TGACCAAGCACATATATTTGGAGAAGGAAAACAGTGATCTCAGGATGAAATTTATTAATGGCGCCAAGGAACGTAAAGAGCTTTACAATAAGGTTCTTGAGCTGAAAG GAAATATAAGGGTCTTTTGCAGATGTAGACCTTTAAATGCAGAAGAAGTTGCCAGAGGAGCTTCTATATCAATCGATTTTGAATCCGCAAAAGACGGAGAGCTTGTGGTGAAATCCAATGGAGCACCCAAGAAAATGTTCAAATTTGACTCAGTTTTTGGCCCACAAGCAGACCAAG CTGATATATTTGAAGATACGGTACCCTTTGCCACGTCGGTTTTAGATGGATACAATGTCTGTATATTTGCGTATGGGCAGACAGGAACTGGCAAGACCTTCACAATGGAAGGAACAGAAGAAGCACGCGGAGTTAATTACAGGACTCTTGAGGAGTTATTCCGCATCATGAGAAATCGACAGGGCCAATACCGGTATGAAGTTTCTGTAAGTGCCTTGGAAGTCTATAATGAGCAAATACGAGATCTGCTCGTGCCAGGATCACAACCAGGAGTTGGGGCAAAGAA GCTTGAAATAAGACAAGTTGCAGAAGGAGTCCATCATGTACCTGGACTAGTCGAAGCCCATGTTACCGATATGAATGAGGTTTGGGATGTTCTACAGACAGGCAGCAAGGCTAGGGCTGTTGGTGCGACTAATGCAAATGAGCACAGCAGCCGATCCCACTG CATTCATTGTGTTATGGTGAAGGGAGAGAACTTGATAAATGGAGAATGCACAAGAAGCAAGTTATGGCTTGTTGACCTTGCTGGAAGTGAGAGAGTTGCTAAGACAGACGTTCAAGGAGATCGACTGAAGGAAACTCAAAATATTAACAGATCTTTATCTGCACTTGGCGATGTGATATCAGCACTGGCGACCAAAAGCCCACATATCCCTTTCAG GAATTCAAAGCTCACTCATTTGCTCCAAGATTCTCTAG GAGGAGACTCGAAAACTCTTATGCTTGTACAAGTCAGTCCTAACGAAAACGACCTGAGTGAGACACTGTGCTCTCTGAACTTTGCAAGCAGAGTGAGAGGGATAGAACTTGGTCCGGCCAGGAAGCAGTTGGACATCAGCGAGCTTGAGAAATGCAAACAAATG GTTGAGAAGGCAAAGCAAGAGATGAAGATTAAGGATGCatatatcaagaagatggaaGAGACTATCCATAGTCTTGAACAGAAGTCAAAGGCAAGAGATCTGAACAGCAAGAACTTGCAAGACAAA GTTAAGGAACTGGAATCGCAACTTCTGATAGAAAGAAAACTAGCTCGACAacatgttgatacaaaaatagCTGAACAACAACAGCATCAGCAGTCACAGCAAAAACAGCAGCAAGATGACCTAAGTTCTGTGGTAACAAAACCCCCATTGCCTATCTTACAGCCACTTGGAATCCAGAAAAATAGTAGTGCTGCTCCCCACTGGGTAAGGACATGGTAA
- the LOC113300796 gene encoding kinesin-like protein KIN-14Q isoform X2 produces the protein MFLGKRKILSRIKSSKSVDMPDPNLAANDDSTQEAVEINEMSPNNVYAQRERSVSFKLNNSSDWHPCDPIDGRSLLGFSLSSPDLVICTSSSSPDIPSTNRFQETPKFLNNETPSFELSLDKGIGGLENEGRDETSKQKESTEASVELMAKSSVDSEIQKGSSPVVSINAGGNDLSINCGEIGFLADSFFQGGEVIRTEASFEDNEEDSLLYQTARSGDFSYKFQNLEAGKYTVDLHFAEIIFTNGPPGMRVFNVFIQEEKVLSELDIYTRVGSNKSLVLSDLHCSVVNSNEGLSIRFEGVIGCPIVCGISIRRDSLTNSENVEFLKDRQGSLIGEHEMLDDDQNDDSNLVGEGEVSKLRRDMEKQYQELTETKRVLHGLKSDYEKKGKECQEAWMSLRDLQNELMRKSMHVGSLAFAIEGQVKEKSKLFSSLRGLTKKFKILKIEHSELSEEALQYKECLADMVQMTSTVQSAMTKHIYLEKENSDLRMKFINGAKERKELYNKVLELKGNIRVFCRCRPLNAEEVARGASISIDFESAKDGELVVKSNGAPKKMFKFDSVFGPQADQDTVPFATSVLDGYNVCIFAYGQTGTGKTFTMEGTEEARGVNYRTLEELFRIMRNRQGQYRYEVSVSALEVYNEQIRDLLVPGSQPGVGAKKLEIRQVAEGVHHVPGLVEAHVTDMNEVWDVLQTGSKARAVGATNANEHSSRSHCIHCVMVKGENLINGECTRSKLWLVDLAGSERVAKTDVQGDRLKETQNINRSLSALGDVISALATKSPHIPFRNSKLTHLLQDSLGGDSKTLMLVQVSPNENDLSETLCSLNFASRVRGIELGPARKQLDISELEKCKQMVEKAKQEMKIKDAYIKKMEETIHSLEQKSKARDLNSKNLQDKVKELESQLLIERKLARQHVDTKIAEQQQHQQSQQKQQQDDLSSVVTKPPLPILQPLGIQKNSSAAPHWVRTW, from the exons ATGTTTCTTGGCAAGAGAAAG ATATTGTCGAGAATAAAGAGCTCAAAATCTGTCGATATGCCAGATCCTAACCTAGCAGCAAATG ATGATTCTACGCAGGAAGCAGTGGAAATCAATGAAATGTCTCCTAATA ATGTTTATGCTCAGAGAGAGCGGTCAGTGAGTTTCAAATTGAACAACTCCAGTGACTGGCATCCATGTGATCCAATTGACG GTCGATCACTGCTAGGGTTTTCTCTATCATCTCCGGATCTTGTAATCTGCACTAGCTCTAGCTCACCTGATATTCCCTCTACTAATAGATTTCAAGAAACCCCAAAATTCTTAAATAATGAGACGCCTTCCTTTGAACTCTCTCTTGATAAAGGAATTGGTGGATTAGAAAATGAAGGTAGAGACGAAACAAGTAAGCAAAAAGAATCTACAGAAGCTTCTGTTGAGCTGATGGCTAAGTCGTCTGTCGATAGCGAAATTCAAAAAGGTTCATCTCCTGTGGTTAGTATCAATGCTGGTGGAAATGATTTGTCTATAAACTGTGGTGAGATTGGCTTTTTAGCGGATAGTTTCTTCCAAGGTGGGGAGGTTATAAGAACAGAAGCAAGTTTTGAGGATAACGAAGAAGATAGTCTACTATACCAAACTGCTAGGTCGGGAGATTTCTCTTACAAGTTTCAAAATCTGGAAGCGGGAAAATACACTGTTGATTTGCATTTTGCTGAGATTATATTCACAAATGGCCCTCCAGGGATGAGAGTCTTCAATGTCTTTATACAGGAAGAGAAG GTGCTTTCTGAATTAGATATTTACACCCGGGTGGGTTCTAATAAGTCTCTGGTGCTATCTGATCTGCATTGCTCTGTTGTTAATTCAAATGAAGGCCTATCGATCAGATTTGAAGGCGTGATTGGATGCCCCATTGTATGTGGCATTTCAATAAGAAGGGATTCGTTAACAA ATTCCGAAAATGTGGAGTTTCTCAAAGATAGACAAGGGTCTCTAATTGGAGAGCATGAAATGCTGGAC GATGATCAAAACGATGATTCTAACTTAGTGGGTGAAGGAGAGGTTTCAAAGCTCCGCAGAGATATGGAAAAGCAATATCAGGAGCTAACAGAAACCAAAAGGGTTCTACATGGATTGAAAAGTGATTACGAAAAGAAAGGCAAAGAATGCCAAGAAGCTTGGATGTCTCTGCGAGATCTCCAAAATGAGCTTATGCGCAAATCCATGCATGTTGGATCTTTAG CTTTTGCAATTGAAGGACAAGTCAAGGAGAAGAGCAAATTGTTTTCATCCCTCAGAGGTTTGACCAAAAAGTTTAAG ATTCTAAAGATTGAGCATTCCGAACTATCAGAGGAAGCATTGCAGTATAAGGAGTGCCTTGCGGATATGGTGCAAATGACCTCTACGGTTCAGTCTGCAA TGACCAAGCACATATATTTGGAGAAGGAAAACAGTGATCTCAGGATGAAATTTATTAATGGCGCCAAGGAACGTAAAGAGCTTTACAATAAGGTTCTTGAGCTGAAAG GAAATATAAGGGTCTTTTGCAGATGTAGACCTTTAAATGCAGAAGAAGTTGCCAGAGGAGCTTCTATATCAATCGATTTTGAATCCGCAAAAGACGGAGAGCTTGTGGTGAAATCCAATGGAGCACCCAAGAAAATGTTCAAATTTGACTCAGTTTTTGGCCCACAAGCAGACCAAG ATACGGTACCCTTTGCCACGTCGGTTTTAGATGGATACAATGTCTGTATATTTGCGTATGGGCAGACAGGAACTGGCAAGACCTTCACAATGGAAGGAACAGAAGAAGCACGCGGAGTTAATTACAGGACTCTTGAGGAGTTATTCCGCATCATGAGAAATCGACAGGGCCAATACCGGTATGAAGTTTCTGTAAGTGCCTTGGAAGTCTATAATGAGCAAATACGAGATCTGCTCGTGCCAGGATCACAACCAGGAGTTGGGGCAAAGAA GCTTGAAATAAGACAAGTTGCAGAAGGAGTCCATCATGTACCTGGACTAGTCGAAGCCCATGTTACCGATATGAATGAGGTTTGGGATGTTCTACAGACAGGCAGCAAGGCTAGGGCTGTTGGTGCGACTAATGCAAATGAGCACAGCAGCCGATCCCACTG CATTCATTGTGTTATGGTGAAGGGAGAGAACTTGATAAATGGAGAATGCACAAGAAGCAAGTTATGGCTTGTTGACCTTGCTGGAAGTGAGAGAGTTGCTAAGACAGACGTTCAAGGAGATCGACTGAAGGAAACTCAAAATATTAACAGATCTTTATCTGCACTTGGCGATGTGATATCAGCACTGGCGACCAAAAGCCCACATATCCCTTTCAG GAATTCAAAGCTCACTCATTTGCTCCAAGATTCTCTAG GAGGAGACTCGAAAACTCTTATGCTTGTACAAGTCAGTCCTAACGAAAACGACCTGAGTGAGACACTGTGCTCTCTGAACTTTGCAAGCAGAGTGAGAGGGATAGAACTTGGTCCGGCCAGGAAGCAGTTGGACATCAGCGAGCTTGAGAAATGCAAACAAATG GTTGAGAAGGCAAAGCAAGAGATGAAGATTAAGGATGCatatatcaagaagatggaaGAGACTATCCATAGTCTTGAACAGAAGTCAAAGGCAAGAGATCTGAACAGCAAGAACTTGCAAGACAAA GTTAAGGAACTGGAATCGCAACTTCTGATAGAAAGAAAACTAGCTCGACAacatgttgatacaaaaatagCTGAACAACAACAGCATCAGCAGTCACAGCAAAAACAGCAGCAAGATGACCTAAGTTCTGTGGTAACAAAACCCCCATTGCCTATCTTACAGCCACTTGGAATCCAGAAAAATAGTAGTGCTGCTCCCCACTGGGTAAGGACATGGTAA
- the LOC113300796 gene encoding kinesin-like protein KIN-14Q isoform X3, giving the protein MFLGKRKILSRIKSSKSVDMPDPNLAANDDSTQEAVEINEMSPNNVYAQRERSVSFKLNNSSDWHPCDPIDGRSLLGFSLSSPDLVICTSSSSPDIPSTNRFQETPKFLNNETPSFELSLDKGIGGLENEGRDETSKQKESTEASVELMAKSSVDSEIQKGSSPVVSINAGGNDLSINCGEIGFLADSFFQGGEVIRTEASFEDNEEDSLLYQTARSGDFSYKFQNLEAGKYTVDLHFAEIIFTNGPPGMRVFNVFIQEEKVLSELDIYTRVGSNKSLVLSDLHCSVVNSNEGLSIRFEGVIGCPIVCGISIRRDSLTNSENVEFLKDRQGSLIGEHEMLDDDQNDDSNLVGEGEVSKLRRDMEKQYQELTETKRVLHGLKSDYEKKGKECQEAWMSLRDLQNELMRKSMHVGSLAFAIEGQVKEKSKLFSSLRGLTKKFKILKIEHSELSEEALQYKECLADMVQMTSTVQSAMTKHIYLEKENSDLRMKFINGAKERKELYNKVLELKGNIRVFCRCRPLNAEEVARGASISIDFESAKDGELVVKSNGAPKKMFKFDSVFGPQADQDGYNVCIFAYGQTGTGKTFTMEGTEEARGVNYRTLEELFRIMRNRQGQYRYEVSVSALEVYNEQIRDLLVPGSQPGVGAKKLEIRQVAEGVHHVPGLVEAHVTDMNEVWDVLQTGSKARAVGATNANEHSSRSHCIHCVMVKGENLINGECTRSKLWLVDLAGSERVAKTDVQGDRLKETQNINRSLSALGDVISALATKSPHIPFRNSKLTHLLQDSLGGDSKTLMLVQVSPNENDLSETLCSLNFASRVRGIELGPARKQLDISELEKCKQMVEKAKQEMKIKDAYIKKMEETIHSLEQKSKARDLNSKNLQDKVKELESQLLIERKLARQHVDTKIAEQQQHQQSQQKQQQDDLSSVVTKPPLPILQPLGIQKNSSAAPHWVRTW; this is encoded by the exons ATGTTTCTTGGCAAGAGAAAG ATATTGTCGAGAATAAAGAGCTCAAAATCTGTCGATATGCCAGATCCTAACCTAGCAGCAAATG ATGATTCTACGCAGGAAGCAGTGGAAATCAATGAAATGTCTCCTAATA ATGTTTATGCTCAGAGAGAGCGGTCAGTGAGTTTCAAATTGAACAACTCCAGTGACTGGCATCCATGTGATCCAATTGACG GTCGATCACTGCTAGGGTTTTCTCTATCATCTCCGGATCTTGTAATCTGCACTAGCTCTAGCTCACCTGATATTCCCTCTACTAATAGATTTCAAGAAACCCCAAAATTCTTAAATAATGAGACGCCTTCCTTTGAACTCTCTCTTGATAAAGGAATTGGTGGATTAGAAAATGAAGGTAGAGACGAAACAAGTAAGCAAAAAGAATCTACAGAAGCTTCTGTTGAGCTGATGGCTAAGTCGTCTGTCGATAGCGAAATTCAAAAAGGTTCATCTCCTGTGGTTAGTATCAATGCTGGTGGAAATGATTTGTCTATAAACTGTGGTGAGATTGGCTTTTTAGCGGATAGTTTCTTCCAAGGTGGGGAGGTTATAAGAACAGAAGCAAGTTTTGAGGATAACGAAGAAGATAGTCTACTATACCAAACTGCTAGGTCGGGAGATTTCTCTTACAAGTTTCAAAATCTGGAAGCGGGAAAATACACTGTTGATTTGCATTTTGCTGAGATTATATTCACAAATGGCCCTCCAGGGATGAGAGTCTTCAATGTCTTTATACAGGAAGAGAAG GTGCTTTCTGAATTAGATATTTACACCCGGGTGGGTTCTAATAAGTCTCTGGTGCTATCTGATCTGCATTGCTCTGTTGTTAATTCAAATGAAGGCCTATCGATCAGATTTGAAGGCGTGATTGGATGCCCCATTGTATGTGGCATTTCAATAAGAAGGGATTCGTTAACAA ATTCCGAAAATGTGGAGTTTCTCAAAGATAGACAAGGGTCTCTAATTGGAGAGCATGAAATGCTGGAC GATGATCAAAACGATGATTCTAACTTAGTGGGTGAAGGAGAGGTTTCAAAGCTCCGCAGAGATATGGAAAAGCAATATCAGGAGCTAACAGAAACCAAAAGGGTTCTACATGGATTGAAAAGTGATTACGAAAAGAAAGGCAAAGAATGCCAAGAAGCTTGGATGTCTCTGCGAGATCTCCAAAATGAGCTTATGCGCAAATCCATGCATGTTGGATCTTTAG CTTTTGCAATTGAAGGACAAGTCAAGGAGAAGAGCAAATTGTTTTCATCCCTCAGAGGTTTGACCAAAAAGTTTAAG ATTCTAAAGATTGAGCATTCCGAACTATCAGAGGAAGCATTGCAGTATAAGGAGTGCCTTGCGGATATGGTGCAAATGACCTCTACGGTTCAGTCTGCAA TGACCAAGCACATATATTTGGAGAAGGAAAACAGTGATCTCAGGATGAAATTTATTAATGGCGCCAAGGAACGTAAAGAGCTTTACAATAAGGTTCTTGAGCTGAAAG GAAATATAAGGGTCTTTTGCAGATGTAGACCTTTAAATGCAGAAGAAGTTGCCAGAGGAGCTTCTATATCAATCGATTTTGAATCCGCAAAAGACGGAGAGCTTGTGGTGAAATCCAATGGAGCACCCAAGAAAATGTTCAAATTTGACTCAGTTTTTGGCCCACAAGCAGACCAAG ATGGATACAATGTCTGTATATTTGCGTATGGGCAGACAGGAACTGGCAAGACCTTCACAATGGAAGGAACAGAAGAAGCACGCGGAGTTAATTACAGGACTCTTGAGGAGTTATTCCGCATCATGAGAAATCGACAGGGCCAATACCGGTATGAAGTTTCTGTAAGTGCCTTGGAAGTCTATAATGAGCAAATACGAGATCTGCTCGTGCCAGGATCACAACCAGGAGTTGGGGCAAAGAA GCTTGAAATAAGACAAGTTGCAGAAGGAGTCCATCATGTACCTGGACTAGTCGAAGCCCATGTTACCGATATGAATGAGGTTTGGGATGTTCTACAGACAGGCAGCAAGGCTAGGGCTGTTGGTGCGACTAATGCAAATGAGCACAGCAGCCGATCCCACTG CATTCATTGTGTTATGGTGAAGGGAGAGAACTTGATAAATGGAGAATGCACAAGAAGCAAGTTATGGCTTGTTGACCTTGCTGGAAGTGAGAGAGTTGCTAAGACAGACGTTCAAGGAGATCGACTGAAGGAAACTCAAAATATTAACAGATCTTTATCTGCACTTGGCGATGTGATATCAGCACTGGCGACCAAAAGCCCACATATCCCTTTCAG GAATTCAAAGCTCACTCATTTGCTCCAAGATTCTCTAG GAGGAGACTCGAAAACTCTTATGCTTGTACAAGTCAGTCCTAACGAAAACGACCTGAGTGAGACACTGTGCTCTCTGAACTTTGCAAGCAGAGTGAGAGGGATAGAACTTGGTCCGGCCAGGAAGCAGTTGGACATCAGCGAGCTTGAGAAATGCAAACAAATG GTTGAGAAGGCAAAGCAAGAGATGAAGATTAAGGATGCatatatcaagaagatggaaGAGACTATCCATAGTCTTGAACAGAAGTCAAAGGCAAGAGATCTGAACAGCAAGAACTTGCAAGACAAA GTTAAGGAACTGGAATCGCAACTTCTGATAGAAAGAAAACTAGCTCGACAacatgttgatacaaaaatagCTGAACAACAACAGCATCAGCAGTCACAGCAAAAACAGCAGCAAGATGACCTAAGTTCTGTGGTAACAAAACCCCCATTGCCTATCTTACAGCCACTTGGAATCCAGAAAAATAGTAGTGCTGCTCCCCACTGGGTAAGGACATGGTAA